The sequence below is a genomic window from Deltaproteobacteria bacterium.
GTATCTCAAACTGGTACCGGACGAGAGCGAACAGTTACCGATGGCCGAACTATCCGACGAAAACACTGACGTAAAGAGTCTGCTGCACGGCACCACGCTGCCGCCGATCATCAAGCTGTTCAACTTGATTCTGCTCGAGGGCGTTCGCACCGGCGCGAGCGACATCCACGTCGAGCCGGGGGTATCGGCCGTGCAGGTCCGCTACCGCACGAACGGCCTACTGGAAGAATCCTTCAAGCTGCCGAAGTGGGTACAAGCTCCCCTCATCGCTCGTTGCAAGGTGATGGCCGCCCTCGACATCACCGAACGCCGCGTCCCGCAGGACGGGCGCATTCGCCTGCGCTTTCACGACGCGATGCTCGACCTACGGGTTTCCAGCTTGCCGACGCAGTTCGGCGAGAAGCTGACCATGCGAATCCTTGATGGCGGTGCCACGACGGTCGGATTAGACAAACTCAACCTATCGCCGCGCGACCTCAAGTGCATCAGCCAAGCGATTGCCCGCCCAGAGGGCCTCATTCTCGTCACCGGGCCGACGGGCAGCGGCAAGAGCACTACACTCTACAGCATGGTCATGGCGATCCTTTCGCCCACACGCAACATCGTGACGATCGAGAACCCGATCGAATATCAGATCCGCGGCGTGAACCAGGTCGAAATCAATGAGAAGCAGGGCCTCACCTTCGCCGGTGCGCTGCGATCCATTTTGCGACAGGATCCTGACGTGATCCTGCTCGGCGAGATCCGCGATCGCGAGACCGCCGAGATCGCCTTGCGTGCCGCGCAGACGGGTCACCTCGTGCTCAGCACACTGCACACCAACGACGCCGTGGCGACGGTTTCACGCGTACTCGATCTCGGCATCGAACCGTATATGGTGGCCTCGTCGCTCCATCTCATCGTCGCGCAGCGCTTGGTGCGGCGCAATTGCCCGCACTGTATCGAGCCCTACGATCCCGATCCGCAGGCGCTGCGGGCGCTCGAGATCGACCCGCACGGGAAAACCTTCCGTCGCGGTCGCGGCTGTGCGGCCTGTCGCCAGTCCGGCTTCGCCGGGCGGATGGCGATTCTGCAGATCATGCCTATCACTCCGGCGCTCGCTAAACTGATCGAATCCAAGGCACCCGATAGCGCGATTCGTTCGCAGACCCATGAAGACGGAACGCGCTCGCTCCATGAAGATGCGGCGATGAAAGTGTGCGAGGGGCTCACCACGGCGGAAGAGGTACTGCGCGTCGTCGATGTGCCGAACGAAGAGTCGCGTTGCCCGAGTTGCGCCCACACGGTGGAGCAAACCTTCACCGTGTGTCCCCACTGTGGAACGCCCCTGCACTCGAACTGCGGTGGCTGCGGCTTGAAGTTGCAAAAGGAGTGGCAGATCTGTCCGTACTGCGGCGCTGGCGTCAAGCCGCCCGCAGTAGCAATCGCCGCCGCTCCTGCTCCGATCGTCGCCGCCCCGGTATCAACCACCTCAGCAGCACCGACCAACGCACCACCGAACCGCACGACGCGCGATACCGCCCCCACAATCTACCGCGCGCTCGTCGTCGACGATCAGCCCGACATGCGCCGACTGATTACGTTCACCCTCGAAAACAGCGGCCTGCCCATTAGCGTCGTCGCTGCTGCAAGTGGCGCGGAAGCGCTCGATCGCGCGCAAGAAACCCCGCCCGATCTCATCCTGCTCGACATCATGATGCCCGAGATGGACGGCTTCCAGGTCTGCGAGCACTTGCGCAATACCGTACGCACGGCGTTCATCCCCATCCTCATGCTCACCGCGCTCGACGACCCCGGCAATCGCGCGCGCGGGTTCCTCGCCGGCACCGACGACTACATCGGCAAACCGTTCGCGCGCGCCGAATTGCTCGCCCGGGTGCGCCGCTTGCTGCAACGCACGTACGGCCTCGCCGCCGATACACCCGCGAACGCTCCTCACGCTGAGGGCGAAGACGCCAACCCGATGCGCCTGTCCGCATGATCTCGAACGCCGCACGTATCCTCCCGCTCGCCCTCGACGCCCCCACCGACGACGTCGTCGTTCTTGATGAGTTGCTGCATCAGGTTGATGGCGATGTTGCGCTGCTCCGCGAACTGATCGCGCTATTCCTTGCCTCCTACCCCGAGCGACTCGCACGGCTCGACGCGGCCCTTGCGGACCGCGACGCGCCCGCGCTCGAACTCGTCGCTCATTCGCTGCGTGGCTCGGCTTACAATTTTTGCGCGGTGGCGGCCGCCGCGGCGGCGGCGCGCCTCGAAATCATCGCCTGCTCCGGCAATCTCACTCGCGCCGATGAGGCCGCCGCCGGCGCGAAGTATGAATACGATCGGCTCGCCGACGCCTTGAGAGCCATCACATAAGACCACGCGACGCATCACCATCGCCATCTGAGACCGGCGACAGAGGAGAGTCCATCGTGAACCTGACTATCGACAGAGATCTTGCCCTTGCACGAGTGGAGGGCGATGTGGAGTTGCTGCAAGACTTGGCGCAGATCTTTCTGGGAGAGCTGCCTCAACTCACCGATCGGTTGCGAACCGGGCTCGCCTGCGACGACGGCAAAGCGGTGCAGCATGCGGCTCACGCACTGAAGGGTTCGGCTGGGAACTTTGCCGCCACCGCCGTCTTCGAGTTGGCGAAGCAACTGGAGGCCATGGGCCGCGACGGCGACCTCAGCGAAGCCCCGATAACGTACGAGGCCCTCGAAGCGGAACTCGACCGGCTCAAGAACGCTCTGACCGATCTCGCCTGAATCCTCACGGTCATCGAAACGTCGCTGCACTGCGACGCCGGCTGCGCGCCGTGCGCCCCACCCCTCACTCTACACAATTCGCTGCGGGCGCCGCCCACCACCATCGGCGTGCACGGCGGCATCACATGGTCGGTCATCCGGGTTTCGGCGACAACGCAACTCCCCCCGCGCCGCCAAGCCGTCTCGCAGCCAACCACGCGCCCGCCTTCACGCTGGCACACAGGCCGCATGCTCTGCGGTGTGGCAACGACCACACCTTCGACCGATGAATGATCTGACACACGACCCAGCGGAGACCGAGGCCTTCCTCGACGAAGCGGACGAATCGCTGCGGCTGCTCGAACGGAATCTGCTCGCGCTGGAAGCGGCACCCGATGACGCGGAAGCGGTGAACGCCGCCTTCCGCGCCGCGCACACGATCAAGGGCAACAGCGCGATGATGGGCTTCGAAGACATCGCCACCTTCACGCACGCCGTCGAAGGCGTGCTGACCTGCCTGCGGGATCGGCGGCTGCCCTACGCCCGCGCGACGATGGATACATTATTGGGCTCTCTCGATGTTCTGCGCAATTTGCTTGGCGTCGTTCGCGGCGGCGCAACGGTACCCGCCACCCGCGACGCCTTGCTCGCCCGGCTCAGCGCGCTGGTCACACCGGCCGCCACGCCCTCCGCGGCGCCGTCTGCGAGCCTCGTGGTCGAGGGACCCGAACGTTCCGCCAGCATCGCCAGCGAGCCCGAAGCCGGATCGATCCGGGTGGCCACCGACAAGGTCGATCAGCTCGTCAACCTGGCGGGCGAACTCGCCATCACCCAATCGATGGTGGCTCAACTCGTCGCCACGTTCAGTACGGACAAGCTGCCCCTCCTCCGCCAGGCCGTCACCACCATGGAGCAGAGCGCGCGCGAACTCCAAGAGCGCGTGATGGGCATCCGCATGCTCCCGCTGCGCGGCGTCTTCGATCGCTTGCCGCGGGTAGTACGCGATCTCGCACACCAGTGCGGCAAACAGATCACGCTCGAGGTCACCGGCGAAGAGACCGAGATCGACAAAGTCCTCAGCGAAAAGATAGCCGACCCGTTGATCCATCTGGTGCGCAACGCAATCGACCACGGCATCGAAACGCCCGCGGTTCGACGCGAACAGCACAAAGCGGACAGCGGCCGGCTCACGCTTTGCGCCCATCAACAAGGCGGCCGCATCTTCATCGAGGTGGCGGACGACGGGCGCGGACTCGATCGCGACCGCATCCTCGCACGCGCGCGGGCCGCCGGGCTGGTGGCCGCGGGCGATGTGCTCAGCGACGACGATGTCTACCAGTTCATCTTCCACCCCGGACTCTCCACCGCCGAGGCCATCACCGCGGTGTCGGGGCGCGGGGTCGGCATGGATGTCGTCAAGCGCAACATCGCCGCGCTCGGCGGATACATCACCACGACTACCCAGCCAGGACACGGAACGTGCTTCCGCATCAGCCTGCCGCTGACGCTCGCCATGCTCGACGGGCAATTGCTGCAGGTGGGCGAACATGTCTACGTGCTCCCGCTGGGCAACATCGCCGAGTCCCTGCGGCCGCAGCGGGCGAATCTGCAACGTCTTCTCGGCGAAGGCGAAGTGGTACGGGTGCGCGGCCATGTGTTGCCGATTCTGCGCTTGCACCAGCTCTTCGATGTCCTTCCCGACACCACCGAGCTGACCGACGGACTCTTGGTCATCGCCGAAGCCGAGCGCGTCAAAGTCGCATTGTTCGTCGACCGTTTGCTGGAGCAGCAACAGATCGTCATCAAGCGATTGGACACCAACCTCGGTCGCGTCGACGGTATGGCCGGCGCAACCATTCTTGGGGATGGCCGCGTGGCTTTGATCCTCGACGTAGCAGGACTGATGACGCTCAGTCGGCGCCCCACCCGGTCGGCTCAAACGGCCGCCGGGCTTCCCATCGCGATGCACTCACCCAAACTGCAGCAGGAGCCCTTATGCGCACCGGAATCGGCAATCTGAGAATCCGCACCAAACTGTTGGGGTTGATCGGCATCTTGCTGCTCGGCTTCACCGGCTTTGGCGTGTTCGGGCGCCAAGTCTTGAGCACGGTCGCCGTCAACGGCCCCGTCTACCGCAGCGTAGTGCAGGGGCATGAACTCATCGCGGACGTCGCGCCGCCATTCGCCACCTTGCTCCCGTCCTATCTGATCGTCTTGCAGATGCTAGACGAGTCCGATCGGCCCACGCTGGACGATCTCGTCCAGCGCGGCCAGCAACTCCGCGAGCTGTACGAGGCCCGCCAGCACTTCTGGCTCTCGCAACTCCCCGACGGGGCGCTCAAGGACCTGTTGGCCGTGAAGGCGCACGTCCCGGCCATGCGCTTCTTCGATGCGCGTGACCGCGACTTCATTCCGGCGGTGCTGGGGGGCAACATCGCGCAGGCCGCCGTCGTGCTCCACACCACCCTCGATCCCGCCTACGAAGAGCAGCGCGCCGCCGTCGATGACATCGTCAAGCAGGGGCGCGCAATCAATGCCACCACCGAACAATGGGCGGCCGACTTTGTCCGCACGCGCGAATCAGCGTTCGCAATCATCGGCCTCGTACTCTTGCTGCTCGTGTCGCTCTCCGGCGTGGCGATCGCAGCCTCGATCTCGCGGCCGGTGAACCGAGCGATTGGCGTCATGAAGCGTACTGCGGAGGGGGATCTGACCCAGCGCTGGCACGTCACGACGACCGATGACATCGGAGAGCTCGCGCGTTGGTTCAATGTAGCGCTTGACCGGATCGACGGACTGGTCGCGCAGGTGCGGCACACCGCGACAGCGGTAGCCGAGGCCGCGCAACAATTGGCGGGCGCCTCGGCCCATCTTTCCAGCGGCTGCCAGGAGCAGGCCTCCAGTCTCGAGGAGACCGCCGCGTCGCTGGAGGAGATTACCGGCACCGTGAAGCAGAGTGCGGATAACGCGAGGCAAGTCACGCAGCTGGCGGCGGGCGCGCGCGAGAGCGCCGAGCGCGGCGGCGACGTCGTGAGCGCCGCGGTGGCATCGATCAAAGACATCGCGGTCTCGGCGGCGCGCATCGCCGAGATCATCAGCGTGGTCGACGAGATCGCCTTTCAGACCAACTTGCTCGCACTCAATGCCGCGGTCGAGGCCGCGCGGGCCGGCGAACACGGCCGCGGCTTCGCCGTCGTCGCCACCGAAGTGCGCAACCTCGCGCAACGCAGCTCATTGGCCGCCAAGGAAATCAAAGGCCTCATCCACGACTCGTCGCAACGCGTCGCGACCGGCTCGGAACTGGTGAACCAATCGGGACAGACTCTGCGCGCCTTGGTCAGCTCGGTCCAACAAGTCAGCGACCTGATTGCGGACATCGCCGCCGCGGCGCAAGAGCAAGCCGCCGGCATCACCCAAGTCAACACCGCCGTGACGCAGATGGATCAGGTCGTACAAGCCACCGCAGCGCAGACCGAAGAGTTGTCAGCGACGGCGCAATCGCTCGCCAGCCAAGCCGTCGAGGTCGAAACGCTCGTCAACCAGTTCCGCGTCTCGGCTGAACCGCCCAACGTGTGCACAGCCACCGACGATCCTGGGGTGAACAGTCACGTGTCGTTCAGGGCCGCGGGTGGCGTACCCATGGCACTCCCTCCACCGCCGTCCCCCGTTTGGCTGTCTGCCCAGGCTCACAATGTCCGCGTCGTGCGCGCGGGCAACGGAAAGCCCATCACACTCCATCACCGGACAGCAACTTAGTCCGCTTGCACGCGCGGTACGGCGACCCTACGGAGGTCACAGTGCTCAGTGCCATTCGCGCCCGCACCATCACGCATCGACGGCCTGCCCGTTTGCTGCTTTGCCGTCGGCTTTCTCCTCGACCACCCGCCGGCCAGCGGGTCCTCCGACAAACGTACGATGCCAATCGGATCGCGATCGATCACGTGCTGAAGATGGCCGCCACGCGCAACAGCCTTGACGAAGGGGACGCCGGCGGTTTCATCCGCGAGCGGACGTACGGCCTGATTGGGCTGGGCGTCACGAGCACACAGGTCACCTTCGGATTCGCTTCCCTCATCGCGCATGGAACTACGAGACCGATGCGTCATGCCGCCGAGGGCGGTGGTAGTGTCGTCGCGGCGACGCAACGACTCGCCGCCGCGACGAACGCGCTCCCGCGGGGCATCGGCGCCTCCGGCGGGCCCGGCGGTAAGCGAAGCGACCGGAGCCCCAGCGGGCAGGACGAAGCCTCCGCACCATATGACGGCATGGCGACGTGCTAGCACGCAGGAGATCCGCATGAACGTACAAGAACCCCCCGCCACTGCGCCACGCCAGCACCTCACATTCACGTTGGCGGAGCAGACGTACGGGATCGACATCCTCAACGTGCAGGAAATCAAGGGCTGGGCTGCACTCACGGCGATTCCGAACACCCCGCCCTTCCTCAAGGGCGTGATGAATCTGCGCGGCACCATCATCCCAGTGATCGATCTGCGCGTGAAATTCGGCCTGCCGGCCATCGCACCGACGCGCTATGCAGTCATCATCGTCGCCACCGTCGGAACACGCACCACAGGCTTGCTAGTCGACGGCGTGTCGGACGTTCTGGACTTCCGGGCCACCGAGATGCAGCCGCCGCCCGATCTCGGCGGCTACGTCGATGTCCGCTTCATCCGCGGGGTCGCCTGTGTCGAGGACCAGGTTATCACCCTGTTGGATATCTCCTGTCTGGTGGGCGACGACCTAGCCGCCATGGACCGGCCACCGGCGCAGATCGCGCGCGCCGTGTGAGGCGCAACGGAACCCGATGAACGCGGCCCTCGGCGATCGTGAGTTCGGCCTCTTGCGCGACCTCATCAAAATGCACAGCGGGATCGCGCTCAACGAGTGCAAGCGGCCGCTGCTGCAGGCACGCCTCGCGAAGCGGCTCCGACAGCTCGGCTTGCAGAGTTACCGCGAGTACTACGACTACCTCGTTCAACACGATCCCGGCGCCCAGGAGCGCGATCGCTTCATCAACGCGCTGACCACCAACACGACCGCGTTCTTCCGCGAGCCGCATCACTTCGACTACCTCGTGCACCAGTGGCTGCCGACCTTGCGCGCCCGTATGCTCCGCGGCGGCGCGCCCACGTTGCGGATCTGGAGCAGCGCCTGCTCGACGGGTGAGGAAGCGTACTCGCTTGCCATCACGCTGACCGAAGCGCTGCAACCGTTGCCGCGCTGGGACATTCACGTCCTGGCTTCCGACATCGACACCGAAGCACTGGCCACGGGGCGGGCCGGCGTCTATCCCGCCGCGAGCATCGACCCGGTTCCCGAGCCGTTGCGCCAGCGCTACTTCCAAACCGGCACGGGTGCCTCGACAGGGCTCGTACGAGTGGTACCTCGGATTCAACAGCTGGTCACCTTCACGCGCATTAATCTGCTCAGCGCGGCCTGGCCGGTCTTGTCGCGCTTTGATTGCATCTTCTGCCGCAACGTCATCATCTATTTCGACGCGCCGACGAAGCAGCAGGTGTTGAACCGACTGGCGACCGCGCTGCAACGCGATGGCCTGCTCGTGCTCGGCCACTCCGAGAGTCTGCTCGGCCGCGGCTTACGTTTCCACCACCTCGGGCACACGATCTATCAGGCGAACGATCCGCACCGTTGCACGACATGACGCAGCCCCGCCGACCGGAACGGATTCTCTTCATCGGGCAGGTCCACGCCTGTGCGAGCCCGCTCCTCCTGCGCACGCTCCTCGGCTCGTGTGTCGCCGTGTGCCTGTTCGATCCGGTCGCGCGCGTGGGCGGCATGAATCATTTCGCCCTGCCCAACGGACCCGATCGGCGCACGCACACCGACCGGGCGCGCTTCGGATTGCCAGCGATGATCGAACTCCTCGGTGCGCTGATGGCGGCCGGCGCTGTGCGCCACCGCCTGCTGGCGACCATCATCGGCGGTGGGCACTTGCTCTCGACGCCCGACTTCGCCAACGACTTGCCGCGGAGAAACATCGATTTCGCGCGACGATTCCTGGCGCGCGAGCGCATCGCGATCGTGGCTGAGGATGTCGGCGGGCACTACCCCCGCCAAGTCCGCTTTCACACCGATACCGGCGTCGTTGTCGTCACGCGCGGGCGCACGAGCGCTGGGTCGCGTGGCGGCCTGCGTCGAGTGCTAGTAGCGGCACTGGCCGCACCCGACACGGCTGGGGACAGGCACTGAGGCCCCACATCATGGCTCCGCGGGTTCGCGTTTTGATCGTCGACTCCTCTCCCTTCGTCCGCCAGGAACTTGCGCGCGCGCTGGCGCAAGACCCTGGCATTGATGTCGTCGGGACCGCCGCCGACGCGGACTTCGCGCGACGCAAGATGCAGTCGCTCAAACCGGACGTGGTCACGCTCGACCTCGCGATGCCGGATAGCGATGGCCTGGCCTTCTTGGCCCAAGTCACGCGCGATCCATCGCGGCCGATCGTCGTCGTGTCGGCGCGCAGCGAACCGGACGGAGAGACCGCGCGGCGGGCGCTGGAGCTCGGGGCGTACGCGGTCGTCAGCAAACCGCCTCAGGATCTCCGCACTCACCTCGGCGCCCTGACCGCGGACCTGCGTGAGACGATCGTAGCCGCGGCACGCACGCGCGCCCGCTTTCGTGCGCTGGCACGCGGGGCGGCAACCGCGCCACACCTGAAGGCCGACGACCTGGTCATCGCCATCGGTGTGTCAACCGGTGGACCGTTGGCGTTACAGACGGTGTTGGCGGCGCTGTCATCGTACACCCCCGGCATCGTCATCGTGCAGCACATGCCCGAACGCTACACGCGCGGACTCGCCGCACGACTAAATTGCGAGTGCGCGCTGGGCGTCCGGCAGGCCGTGGACGGTGATCCGATCGAGCCCGGCGTCGCTCTGGTGGCTCCTGGCGATCATCACCTGCAGATCACGCGCGACGGTGCGAGCCTGGGCGTACGAGTCGTTGACCAGCCCGCGGTGAACCACCATCGGCCCTCGGTCGACGTCCTCTTTCACTCGGTGGCGACACACGCCGGCGCCAACGCGCTGGGAATTATTATGACTGGGATGGGTGCCGACGGTGCAGCCGGCCTGCTCGCGATGAAGCAGGCTGGCGCCTTCACCATCGCGCAAGACGAGGCCAGTTCCATCGTCTTCGGCATGCCCAAGGAGGCCATCGGGCTCGGTGCCGTCGATCGCATCGTCCCGCTCGATCGCATCGCCACCGAAGTTGCGGCCTGGCACGCACGGCAGCGCCCACTCAAGGAGACCCATGAACACGATTCTGATTGTCGATGACTCCGCGCTCATGCGCCGCCTGCTCCGGCGGATGCTGGAGCCGCGCGGCTACGCGGTCGTCGATGCCAGCGATGGTGCCGGAGCGCAGCGCGGGTTCGCATCGGAGCATCCCGACTTGGTGTTGCTCGATCTCAACCTCGAGGCCGAGTCGGGTCTCGATGTGCTCGCGCAACTGCGCGACCTCGACAGCAACGTCCGCGTGATCATCGTGACCGCCGATACCGAAGAATCCACTCGCATCGCCATCGAGCAGGGCGGCGCCCGCTTGCTGCTCAAACCGTTCGAGCCCGCAACCGTCGCCGCCGCCGTCGCCGCGGCGCTCGCCGACCCGCCGCGATCCTACGGCAGCAACCCCAGCAACCGCCAGCAGGGAATCGCGGCCAGGATTGCGAGCAGGTAGATCAGCCCGTAGCTCCACGCCAGCAGCCGCACTTGCCCGTGCGAAAAGGCGCGCTCTTTGGTGCCGAAGTAGAGCGCCAGATAGTACGTACTCTGATACGGCAAGAACCACACCGCCACGGTTGTGCAGAGGACCAGCGTGATCGCCAACGGATTGATGCCCGCATGCGCGGCGATCGGCACCACCGTGATCGTCAACAGCGACACCAACGGGAAACTTGGCAACACGAAGCGCGCCGCGTAAATTACCAGCGCCATGACCAATAAGAACTGGGTGGGATGCTGGGTCATCGGCTCCAACAGCGGCGCCAGCAGCCCGATCGTCCACCGGTCGACCCCGACCGCCTGCACCACCGGCGTCAGCCCGAGTACGGCCCCCAGATAGAAAAGAAAGTCCCAATAGATCCCGGCGCGAAAAGTGGCGCGGTCGAGCAAGTTCGCTGTCAGCAACACCGCGAGGCCGGTCATCGCCACCCACGCGGCGTCGACACCATGGTATGGTCCGGTGATCCAGCCGAGCATCGCGCCGATGAGCACCAACCCGTTGACGATCTCGGCGCGTGATGCTGGGCCGAGCGCTTCGATCTGGGTTTCGATCAGGCCACGTGAGATCGTCGGTTGGAACTCCGGCGGGAACAGAAACATGGTCACGGCGAACCCGACGGCAAACGTCACCACCGCCAACGGCAACGCCGCCAACGCCCAACTGCCCCAGGTGATCTGGAAGCGCATGGCGGCCGGCAGCAGACCCCACGCGAGCAAATTCTCCGCCGCGCCGGTGAGAAAAAACGGGCTCATTTGTCCGAAGCCCAGCACGGCAGCCATTGCCAGGCCCGCCGAGCCGCTGCTGCGCCTGCCGTACCCGAGCGACTCCGACTGCGCCAAAATGATCGGCCCGGCGATGGCGACACCGGAAGTGACATCGGGAATCGCCGACGTGATCGCCGTGCCGCTCAGCGCCAAGCCAAGAGCTTGGCCGCGATAGGTCAGCGGGAAGCGCTGCAACACGCGCAAGGCAAGGCGAAACAACAAGCCGGAACTTTGTAGCGATGCCGCGATGCCAAGCACGCCGATGATGAGAAAGAACGGCGGGGTAGTGAAGCCTGACACAGCGACCTCGGGCGGCACCACCCGGAGCAGAATCCAGCCGATGATCATGCCGAGCCCGACCACGTAGTCGGGCAGCACGTCGAACGCCCAGAACACCACCGCCCACGCCAACAGCGCGAGCATGTGCATCCCGCTGGACGATAACCCGGCTGGCGGTGGCGCCACCCACAAGGCGACGCCCGCCGCGACACCCAGCACCGCCCCGAACCACCACAAGGCGCGCGCCGACTGGAAGCGATCCGCCACTCGTTGACGAAACGAAGTAGCCACCGCTTCCGTCGCCGCGGGCCGCAGCGTACGCTCCATGCGCTCGACCAGTGTCGGCAATAGTTCCGCGATCACGTGCTCGGGCAAACGACTGACCCAACCCTGCAGCAGATCGAAGCGATTGCTCGCGATTAACTCCTCGGTATGAGCCGCCAACAGTTCCGCTGCCGCCCGCCAATCACCAGCATCGAGCAGGTGCGAAATCGCCGGCTCGCGACGCCCCGCGGTACGATACAGCGCCGCCGCGCGGCGGTGCTGCTCGCGCACGCCGTCGGCACCCACTTCGGCCGTCACGTTCGCCAGCAAGAACTCGCGCACCGCTTCGAGATAGCTCACCACACCATCGAGGCGGGCGACCAATCCGCCCTGCGCCTCGATCGCGTTGAGTTCGGCCGCGGCATCGGTACTCCCGAGCAGATCGTGAATGATGGGCGGGTCCAGCGTAGTCAGGACCGCCGTGCCCATGAGGAACGCGCGCCGCGCTGGCGATTGCGCCCGCAACAGGACTTCCATCTGGCTCGCAAACGCGGATTGCACTTTTGAGAGTTCTTGATTGCCGCGGTACAGCCGGTCGCTGATCACCTCGGTGAAGTGCAGGATCAACCACGGGTTCTCTTCGATCAGCGCGTCGAACTTGTCCTTGGCCAACCGCCACACGACCACGTGATCACGCGCGACCACCGTCGCCGTGCGTGGCCGATCGGAGAACAGCGCGCGCTCGCCAAACCAGTCACTCGGACCGCTAACCGCCACCAGCTCACGCTGATCACCGCCGCGGTTGACGAGCACTTCGACGCTGCCGGACTTGATGATGTAAAAGTCGCGCGCTTCGTCCCCCTCGTAACACAACACCGTACCGGGCGGATGCGACTCCTCGCGCAAATCAGCGATGATCTTCGCGAAGCTGCCCGGCGGCAACTCAGCGAAGATCGGAATCCGCCGCAGCACGGTAGCGAGTGAATCCATGGCGCGGGCTATCTACCACAGCCCGGTCAAAGAGGAAGCAAAGCGCGGGATCCGAATCGGCTACGCGGGGAGCGGAGCTGACGGTTTCACTCTTCGCGCAAGGCGACCGCCGGATCGAGACGGGCGGCTCTCAACGCCGGAACAATCCCAGCGATCACGCCCACCCCGACGAGC
It includes:
- a CDS encoding chemotaxis protein CheD, with protein sequence MTQPRRPERILFIGQVHACASPLLLRTLLGSCVAVCLFDPVARVGGMNHFALPNGPDRRTHTDRARFGLPAMIELLGALMAAGAVRHRLLATIIGGGHLLSTPDFANDLPRRNIDFARRFLARERIAIVAEDVGGHYPRQVRFHTDTGVVVVTRGRTSAGSRGGLRRVLVAALAAPDTAGDRH
- the cheB gene encoding chemotaxis-specific protein-glutamate methyltransferase CheB, which codes for MAPRVRVLIVDSSPFVRQELARALAQDPGIDVVGTAADADFARRKMQSLKPDVVTLDLAMPDSDGLAFLAQVTRDPSRPIVVVSARSEPDGETARRALELGAYAVVSKPPQDLRTHLGALTADLRETIVAAARTRARFRALARGAATAPHLKADDLVIAIGVSTGGPLALQTVLAALSSYTPGIVIVQHMPERYTRGLAARLNCECALGVRQAVDGDPIEPGVALVAPGDHHLQITRDGASLGVRVVDQPAVNHHRPSVDVLFHSVATHAGANALGIIMTGMGADGAAGLLAMKQAGAFTIAQDEASSIVFGMPKEAIGLGAVDRIVPLDRIATEVAAWHARQRPLKETHEHDSDCR
- a CDS encoding response regulator; translation: MNTILIVDDSALMRRLLRRMLEPRGYAVVDASDGAGAQRGFASEHPDLVLLDLNLEAESGLDVLAQLRDLDSNVRVIIVTADTEESTRIAIEQGGARLLLKPFEPATVAAAVAAALADPPRSYGSNPSNRQQGIAARIASR
- a CDS encoding anion permease, translated to MDSLATVLRRIPIFAELPPGSFAKIIADLREESHPPGTVLCYEGDEARDFYIIKSGSVEVLVNRGGDQRELVAVSGPSDWFGERALFSDRPRTATVVARDHVVVWRLAKDKFDALIEENPWLILHFTEVISDRLYRGNQELSKVQSAFASQMEVLLRAQSPARRAFLMGTAVLTTLDPPIIHDLLGSTDAAAELNAIEAQGGLVARLDGVVSYLEAVREFLLANVTAEVGADGVREQHRRAAALYRTAGRREPAISHLLDAGDWRAAAELLAAHTEELIASNRFDLLQGWVSRLPEHVIAELLPTLVERMERTLRPAATEAVATSFRQRVADRFQSARALWWFGAVLGVAAGVALWVAPPPAGLSSSGMHMLALLAWAVVFWAFDVLPDYVVGLGMIIGWILLRVVPPEVAVSGFTTPPFFLIIGVLGIAASLQSSGLLFRLALRVLQRFPLTYRGQALGLALSGTAITSAIPDVTSGVAIAGPIILAQSESLGYGRRSSGSAGLAMAAVLGFGQMSPFFLTGAAENLLAWGLLPAAMRFQITWGSWALAALPLAVVTFAVGFAVTMFLFPPEFQPTISRGLIETQIEALGPASRAEIVNGLVLIGAMLGWITGPYHGVDAAWVAMTGLAVLLTANLLDRATFRAGIYWDFLFYLGAVLGLTPVVQAVGVDRWTIGLLAPLLEPMTQHPTQFLLVMALVIYAARFVLPSFPLVSLLTITVVPIAAHAGINPLAITLVLCTTVAVWFLPYQSTYYLALYFGTKERAFSHGQVRLLAWSYGLIYLLAILAAIPCWRLLGLLP